A stretch of the Diprion similis isolate iyDipSimi1 chromosome 14, iyDipSimi1.1, whole genome shotgun sequence genome encodes the following:
- the LOC124414562 gene encoding uncharacterized protein LOC124414562 yields MKLPAVKTLNHAFLPTGCINFIFGIGVFEYPSGKPRPILSAIVGMINIIFFLCFIELANIPGLKVLMGSKIAAQNCRMFLYFQIGFMIIVMSLSQSGAKRTRNSLRKLEDTNNRLLMFGISGDYELTLKDQLIQSSIALIFLVSIIILDLRYTANDVRNKFERNNLLICAHHLLIFDYVIDSSYISGIRYFHNRFQRLNSHLEESDLQKNLNIQHHVKLENRSPRYDSILNEMYGDLRSYKLADKKWLLHLVREMRKIHRDLCNMARELHKGSEILILISVTLSFCITIGLLYVSYCVVITSVTFYDVMGSVTCFLWAAFFSFKIFLIVDACSKTSSEAVRTGELIQELLDPTEIHNGNIRDEINIFTLQLLQNPLSFTANGFFTLDYQMIRSIIASVTTFLVILIQMGSIYDRKTLNVSDVQQK; encoded by the exons ATGAAGTTACCGGCGGTAAAAACTTTGAATCATGCATTTTTGCCAACGGGTTGCATCAATTTTATATTCGGAATCGGTGTATTTGAGTATCCTTCGGGCAAACCGCGACCCATATTATCAGCCATTGTGGGgatgataaatataattttttttctgtgttttATCGAGCTAGCTAACATACCAGGATTAAAGGTGCTCATGGGGTCGAAAATTGCAGCCCAAAACTGCCGAATGTTCTTGTATTTTCAGATTGGCTTCATGATAATTGTCATGTCTCTATCACAGTCTGGGGCCAAG CGTACCCGAAACAGCCTTCGCAAGCTCGAGGATACGAATAACAGACTTCTCATGTTCGGAATCTCTGGTGACTACGAATTAACTTTAAAGGATCAACTGATTCAGAGCAGCATCGccttaatttttctcgtttccaTTATAATTTTGGACTTACGTTACACTGCGAATGACGTACGCAACAAGTTTGAACGCAACAATCTCCTGATATGTGCGCACCATTTGTTGATTTTCGATTACGTCATTGACTCTAGCTACATAAGCGGCATTAG ATATTTTCACAACAGATTTCAACGCCTGAATTCCCACCTAGAAGAATCAgatttgcagaaaaatttaaatatacagCATCATGTGAAGTTGGAAAATCGATCTCCACGCTATGACTCGATATTAAATGAAATGTATGGAGACTTGCGGAGCTACAAACTTGCAGACAAGAAATGGCTGCTACACCTTGTAAGAGAGATGAG aaaaatacATCGAGATCTTTGCAACATGGCGAGAGAATTGCACAAGGGTTCCGAAATCCTGATTCTCATTTCAGTAACATTATCATTTTGCATAACGATCGGACTTCTCTACGTATCTTACTGCGTTGTCATAACTTCAGTTACATTCTACGACGTGATGGGTAGCGTAACTTGTTTTTTGTGGGCCGcatttttcagcttcaaaatttttcttattgttgATGCCTGCTCAAAAACGAGCAGCGAG GCTGTGCGGACTGGGGAATTGATTCAGGAATTACTAGACCCAACGGAAATCCATAATGGAAATATACGGGATGag ATCAACATCTTTACTCTTCAGCTGCTGCAAAATCCTCTTTCTTTTACAGCGAATGGATTTTTCACACTGGATTATCAGATGATTCGTAGT atAATTGCGTCAGTGACAACTTTCCTTGTCATTCTAATTCAAATGGGAAGTATATACGATCGCAAGACGCTCAACGTTTCTGACGTACAACAAAAGTAA
- the LOC124414456 gene encoding uncharacterized protein LOC124414456 — MRLPMPNSLAAAFSPTLLVNLFFAIGVLHYPQKKRRPILSALWAATHVTVYMVFLSMANLMELKEFMGSTIAASNYRFNGYFQTIFISVSMFLSQSKDRVTTKIVIKAMAIDERLRVLGVPRDYDLIFKAQIIQHSVAFSYLFILIVLDFFYVGLDYPSESTRIGFLLFAHYFLVFAYVIDSSYTNSVSYFRNRFKGLNSLLAETDFQRRTEVQLIQESNNQFSQTNSWTYNEIIGNALSIRPTNNQWLLYVTKEIRTIHRDLYNTTVELNQVYATQVLFSITLSFGLITALLYTAYDLAADELSLSLFDIVMTKIASAMWVIYYIAKVVWLVHTCAATSNEAMKTGILIQDLADSAPIYNGDVRDEVSVFILQLIQNPLYFTAGGFFTLDYGLLRKATRRIFRNFITINAQLKTMGIPNDYRLVYKTQIIDLLVGFTFMLVLHVLDLIYIGLDYPDQVSRISLLFAAHHFLTFAFVLDVTYTACVRYLCNRFRRLNSFLTESNLLKTRNILSGRPTNNQWLLGVTKKIRKIHRELCKAAMDFNRANGIQILCSVLLSFGLITSLLYTAYDLEVEAPLVLLSDVVMTKLVTAIWAVYYILKLAWVVNAHAAASSETGAAIGDGGSWLRRQYRFRMYRPADSDTATRILEITRPNSGGGAALPQGCRGLAHLRLRAWIGFRSSGWSLVFLHYRQICIAKAMRTGALIQSLTASTPIYGGDIHDEVCIFTLQLIQNPLTFTAGRLYTLDYSLFQRMIGSVTTYLVIMIQMRSIYETQHIRNNSMFSTALAENTTG, encoded by the exons ATGAGGTTACCGATGCCGAACTCATTGGCTGCAGCATTTTCACCGACGCTCTTGGTCAACTTGTTTTTCGCAATCGGCGTCCTCCACTATCCACAGAAGAAACGTCGACCAATTCTTTCAGCTCTGTGGGCGGCAACCCATGTCACGGTTTACATGGTTTTTCTGAGTATGGCAAATTTGATGGAGTTGAAGGAGTTCATGGGTTCGACAATTGCGGCCAGTAACTATCGGTTCAACGGTTACTTTCAGACGATCTTCATCTCTGTTTCGATGTTTCTATCGCAGTCTAAGGATCGG GTTACTACGAAAATCGTGATCAAGGCAATGGCCATCGATGAGCGATTGAGAGTGCTGGGTGTACCCCGTGATTATGATCTAATTTTTAAGGCTCAAATTATTCAGCATAGCGTAGCTTTCAGCTACCTTTTCATCTTAATAGTCTTGGATTTCTTTTACGTCGGTCTTGACTATCCCAGCGAGTCAACCCGCATCGGTTTTCTGCTGTTTGCTCATTATTTCTTGGTCTTCGCTTATGTCATAGATTCTAGCTACACCAACAGCGTCAG TTATTTCCGCAACAGGTTCAAGGGCCTGAATTCACTTCTCGCAGAAACGGATTTCCAAAGAAGAACTGAAGTGCAGCTGATTCAGGAATCGAATAACCAATTTTCACAAACCAACTCCTGGACATATAATGAAATCATTGGGAATGCGTTATCCATCAGACCTACAAACAACCAATGGCTGTTGTACGTCACCAAAGAAATAAG AACTATACATCGAGATCTTTACAACACGACGGTGGAATTGAACCAAGTGTATGCTACCCAGGTTCTCTTTTCAATCACGTTATCTTTTGGTTTGATAACGGCTCTTCTGTACACGGCCTACGACCTCGCAGCTGACGAACTGTCTCTATCTCTTTTTGACATCGTGATGACCAAGATTGCTTCTGCCATGTgggttatatattatattgcaaAAGTTGTTTGGCTCGTTCATACTTGTGCAGCTACAAGCAACGAG GCTATGAAAACTGGGATATTGATCCAGGATCTCGCGGATTCGGCTCCGATCTATAATGGAGATGTTCGCGATGAG GTCAGTGTCTTCATTCTTCAGCTGATACAAAATCCCCTCTATTTCACGGCAGGAGGATTTTTCACTCTGGATTACGGCCTGCTGCGAAAG GCTACTAGAAGAATCTTTCGCAATTTTATCACCATCAACGCTCAGCTGAAAACAATGGGAATCCCCAATGACTATAGACTGGTGTACAAAACTCAAATTATTGATCTACTCGTCGGTTTTACATTCATGCTTGTCTTACATGTCCTGGATTTAATCTACATTGGCCTTGATTATCCTGACCAGGTCTCTCGCATCAGCTTACTATTTGCCGCACATCACTTTTTGACCTTTGCTTTCGTACTTGATGTTACCTACACTGCTTGCGTCAG atatcTTTGCAACAGATTCCGACGCCTCAATTCCTTTCTTACAGAATCGAATTTACTAAAGACAAGAAATATACTATCCGGAAGACCAACAAACAACCAGTGGCTCCTTGGTGTCACCAAAAAAATAAG AAAAATACATCGAGAACTGTGTAAAGCGGCAATGGATTTCAACCGAGCGAACGGCATCCAGATTCTCTGTTCAGTCTTGTTGTCCTTCGGTTTGATAACGTCTCTTCTCTATACCGCCTACGACCTTGAGGTTGAAGCGCCGTTGGTTTTGCTTTCTGACGTCGTGATGACCAAGCTTGTTACTGCAATATGGGCTGTATATTATATCCTGAAACTTGCATGGGTTGTTAACGCTCATGCAGCTGCAAGCTCCGAG ACGGGAGCAGCGATTGGGGACGGGGGAAGTTGGCTACGTCGGCAATACAGATTCAGAATGTACCGACCGGCTGACAGTGACACTGCAACAAGAATACTAGAGATCACGAGACCCAACTCGGGTGGTGGGG CAGCGCTGCCACAGGGCTGCCGTGGATTGGCCCACCTCAGGCTACGGGCTTGGATAGGATTTCGGTCTTCTGGATGGTCTCTAGTCTTCTTGCACTACAGGCAAATCTGCATTGCCAAG GCTATGCGAACTGGAGCATTGATCCAGAGCCTTACGGCATCGACTCCAATCTATGGTGGAGACATTCACGATGAG GTCTGCATCTTCACTCTTCAGTTGATACAAAATCCTCTCACCTTTACGGCAGGAAGACTCTACACTCTGGATTACAGCCTGTTTCAAAGG ATGATCGGATCGGTGACAACTTATCTCGTTATTATGATACAAATGCGAAGTATTTACGAAACACAACACattcgaaataattcaatgttTTCTACGGCACTAGCAGAAAATACCACAGGTTAA